From the Ferrigenium kumadai genome, one window contains:
- a CDS encoding carbohydrate kinase family protein, which produces MHTLICGSMAYDTIMVFPDQFKKHILPEQIHILNVAFLVPEMRREFGGCAGNIAYNLKLLGGDPMIMATVGDDFSTYALRLQKLGLSQAYIRHISGSYTGQAFITTDLDDNQITAFHPGAMSFSEQNSVGDASNVSLGIVSPDGREGMLQHARQFHEAGIPWVFDPGQGMPMFGGDELLRFVEQADYVTVNDYEAQLLQDKTGKKIEELAKGTRAFIVTRGGEGSTIYADGKEIVIPCAKPTAVIDPTGCGDAYRAGLLHGIQQGWDWETTGRLASLLGTIKIASRGGQNHAPTKDELKAQFQQHFGFAVPL; this is translated from the coding sequence ATGCACACCCTGATTTGCGGTTCGATGGCCTACGACACCATCATGGTGTTCCCCGACCAGTTCAAGAAACACATCCTGCCCGAGCAGATCCACATCCTCAATGTCGCCTTCCTGGTGCCCGAGATGCGCCGCGAGTTCGGCGGCTGCGCCGGCAACATCGCCTACAACCTCAAGCTGCTGGGCGGCGACCCGATGATCATGGCGACGGTGGGCGATGACTTCTCCACCTACGCGCTGCGCCTGCAGAAGCTCGGCCTTTCGCAAGCCTACATCCGCCACATCTCCGGCAGCTATACCGGTCAGGCGTTCATCACCACCGACCTCGACGACAACCAGATCACCGCCTTCCATCCCGGCGCGATGAGCTTTTCCGAGCAGAACAGCGTCGGCGATGCGAGCAACGTCAGCCTCGGCATCGTCTCTCCTGACGGGCGCGAAGGCATGTTGCAGCACGCGCGCCAATTCCATGAAGCGGGTATCCCCTGGGTGTTCGATCCAGGCCAGGGCATGCCGATGTTCGGCGGCGATGAGCTGCTGCGTTTCGTCGAGCAGGCCGACTACGTGACGGTGAACGATTACGAAGCACAACTGTTGCAGGACAAGACCGGCAAGAAGATCGAGGAACTCGCCAAGGGCACGCGCGCATTCATCGTCACGCGCGGCGGCGAAGGCTCGACCATCTACGCCGACGGCAAGGAGATCGTCATCCCCTGCGCCAAGCCCACGGCGGTGATCGACCCGACCGGCTGCGGCGACGCCTATCGCGCCGGCCTGCTGCACGGCATCCAGCAAGGCTGGGACTGGGAAACCACCGGGCGCCTGGCCTCGCTGCTCGGCACCATCAAGATCGCCAGCCGCGGCGGCCAGAACCACGCGCCGACCAAGGACGAGCTCAAGGCGCAGTTCCAGCAGCACTTCGGGTTCGCCGTGCCGCTGTAA
- a CDS encoding fructosamine kinase family protein, which translates to MTDWSRISAAITSASGKPFKLASRHANGGGCINEAYTLDGEDGTRYFVKLNDARHHSMFVAEAAGLETIAATNTLRVPQPIAHGTAGRQSYLVLEHLDLNGRGNARQLGEQLAALHRSTSNRFGFPQDNFLGTTLQPNGWTGDWVPFWREHRLGFQLQLAAENGYGGNLQRLGEKLLDALPAFFTGYAPQPSLLHGDLWSGNHAFLADGMPVIFDPAPYYGDRECDLAMTELFGGYGGDFYAAYRATWPLDVGYAVRKELYNLYHILNHTNLFGGSYARQAEQMMQRSLAAIG; encoded by the coding sequence ATGACGGACTGGTCGCGCATCTCGGCGGCAATCACCTCTGCAAGCGGAAAACCATTCAAGCTCGCCAGCCGTCACGCAAATGGCGGTGGCTGCATCAACGAGGCGTACACGCTTGATGGCGAAGATGGCACTCGTTACTTCGTCAAACTCAACGATGCGCGGCATCACTCCATGTTCGTCGCGGAAGCCGCGGGACTCGAAACGATCGCCGCGACGAATACCCTCCGCGTGCCGCAACCAATCGCACACGGCACCGCCGGACGCCAGAGCTATCTGGTACTGGAACACCTCGACCTGAACGGACGCGGCAACGCAAGACAGCTCGGCGAGCAGCTCGCCGCGCTGCACCGCAGCACTTCAAACCGATTCGGCTTTCCACAGGACAATTTCCTCGGCACCACGCTGCAACCGAACGGCTGGACAGGCGACTGGGTGCCGTTCTGGCGCGAACACCGACTGGGCTTTCAGTTGCAGCTTGCGGCAGAGAACGGCTACGGCGGGAATCTGCAGCGCTTGGGCGAAAAACTGCTGGACGCCCTGCCCGCTTTCTTCACCGGATATGCACCACAACCGTCGCTGCTGCACGGCGATCTGTGGAGCGGCAACCATGCATTTCTAGCCGACGGCATGCCGGTGATCTTCGACCCCGCGCCCTACTACGGCGACCGAGAATGCGACCTCGCGATGACGGAACTGTTCGGCGGCTACGGCGGGGATTTCTATGCTGCCTACCGCGCCACGTGGCCACTGGATGTGGGTTATGCGGTGCGCAAGGAGCTGTACAACCTGTACCACATCCTCAACCACACCAACTTGTTCGGCGGCAGCTATGCGAGGCAGGCGGAGCAGATGATGCAAAGGTCACTGGCTGCGATCGGCTGA